From the Planktothricoides raciborskii GIHE-MW2 genome, the window AATAATGCCGCTAACGACGCATCTTCTATGTTTGACGCCAATGACTATCTTGAACTAGCAAAAAGTTATGCCGATCGCCGACAATGGCAAAAAGTAATTTCTCTTTGCCAAAAATCCTTATCTGTAGCACCAAATAATGCTTATGCTTATAAATTACTAGGTAATGCTTTCCAGGGTTTAGGGAATATTCAGTCCGCGATGCAATCTTATGAGAAAGCTGTTGCCCTGCAACCACAATTTGCTGAGGCATTGGCGAATTTGGGCAGTATTTATGGACAGCAAAAGCAGTTTGAGAAGGCTATTTCTTGCTACCAAAAAGCGATTAATCTTAAACCCAAGGTGGCAGGGTTTTATCGCAACTTAGCCAAGATTTTTGCAGAACGTTCCGGCAAGTCCGACCCACAGATGAGTCCGCAAATTGCCGAATGTTGGTATCGCGCTTACGAGTTAGAACCGGCAAAGGCTAAACCGGAAGAACATTTTAATTTAGGCAATATTTTATTAAAACAAGGTCAGCGGGAAAAGGCGATCGCCTGTTATGGTCGAGCGATTCAACTGAACCCGAATTTAGCAGCAGCTTATCATAATTTAGGGGAAGTTTTGAGTGAAACAGGGCAGTCCCAAGAGGCGATTACTTGTTATCGTCGCGCTATTGAATTAAATCCAAAATTAATCGATTGTTGCTATAAATTAGGTCAAGAATTGGCCAAGCAAGGAGAATGGCAAGAAGCCCTGGCTTGCTATCGCACCCTGATTTCAGTTGAGCCGAAATTTGCGCCAGCTTATCAGAAGATTGCTGAAATATTAGTGAAACAAAATGAGTTGGATGCAGCAGCAGCAGTTTATACTAAGGTGCTGGAGTTGCAGCCGGATAACGGAGAAACTTGTCGCCAGTTAGGGGATATTTTTGCTAAACAACTGAAGTGGCAGGATGCGGTTAAGGTTTATGGGCGAGCTATTCAGTTAAATCCGCAAAATTCTGACGCTTATAATTATTTAGGATATGCTCTGATTCAATTACAACGGTGGGAAGAAGCGGTGGCGGTTTTGGAGAGAGCGATCGCCCTAAAACCAGATTTTCACTCATGCCATAATTTTGGCGGGGCTTTAGTCCAACTGAAACGCTGGGAGCAAGCATTACCCGCATACCGTCAGGCTTTGCAACTGAATCCTTCCTCTGCCCTAACCCACCAAAGTTTGGGGGATGTGCTGATGAAATTGCAACGGTGGGATGAAGCGGAAAAAGCTTATAGTCAAGCGGTGCAACTTCAGCCAGATTTAGCGGGGATTTCTACTAAAATAGCGGACGCTTTGCGAGAACGGGCTATGTCCGATTTAGCTAAGGCTTTGGGCTGGTATCATCGGGCAATTCAAGAGCAACCAGGGGATTTGCAAAATTATCACAAGGCGTTGGAGATTCAGCCTAATGATGCTGAACTTTATGTGCAGTTGGCGAATGCTTTGGAGAAGCGGGGAAACTCTAATGGGGCGATCGTCTTTTATCAGATGGCGTTGCAGTTGCAGCCGGATGATGCAGATGAGCTACAACGTAAAAAAAAAACATCCCACAGAAATATATTGAACCTTCTAAAACTCAGAATTCGACTCTAAGTCGTTTTTATGAAACTTTGATGGGCAATCCTCGATTAGAGGAAATTCCTACTATTGAAGTTTCCAAGATTGAAGAAGGTTTTATTGAATACGATCCTGATGGGGAAATGCAACCAAGCGCAGTCAAACTGATCGCCAACTATCTACCTCAGTTTCATCCCTTCCCCGAAAACGAGCAATGGTGGGGAAAAGGGTTCACAGAATGGACAAACGTGGGTAAGGCAAAGCCTTGCTATGAGGGGCATTATCAACCTCACTGTCCAATTCATTTTGGGTATTATGATTTGAGAGTTCCCAGTGTTTTAGAGGATCAAGCAAAGCTGGCAAGAGAATATGGAATTCACGGTTTTAATTTCTACTTTTATTGGTTTAAAGGCAAGACTCTTATGGAGATGCCTATCCGCCAATTTCTTGAAAATCAATCTATAGATATTAGATTTTGCCTAACATGGGCTAATGAAAATTGGACTCGTCGCTGGGATGGGTTGGAAAATGAGGTTTTAATATCCCAAGAACATTCTTTAGATGATTCGTTAAATTTGATACGATATCTAGTTCCTTATTTCAAAGACAGCCGATATTTAAAGGTCGAAGGGAAGCCTATCTTTATTGTATATCGGGTAAACACGATTCCCGATATCTCCATAACAATTAAGGCTTGGCGTCAGGAAATTATTAAAGAGGGCTTTCCTGGATTATATCTGGTTGCTGCACAAGCTTTTGGATTTTCTGACCCTAGACCTTATGGGTTTGACGCTGCTATGGAATTTCCTCCTCATGGTGTCAATGCGGTAGATGTAAGCGATCGAATACCAAACGTGTCTGTAGATTTTCAAGGTAAAATCTACTTCTATGATGACATTGTTAATGCAGAAGTAAAAAAAGGCGGCGAATTCAGCAATTTCAAACTGTTCAAGGGTGTAACACTATCTTGGGACAATACTGCACGCCGAGGTTTGAATTCATATATATTTCATGGCTTTTCACTACACAGGTATATGCAGTGGCTACAATCCATATCTATAAAAACAGCTTTAAGTCCAGAACTCAAGGATGATGAAAAACTTATATTTGTTAATGCGTGGAATGAATGGGCAGAAGGAGTACATTTGGAACCCGATCAGAAATATGGTTATGGGTATCTAGAAGCAACTCGTCGTGTTCTCAAAGATATTGATAAAACTACCGTTGAGTGGTTGCTCAACCAGCCTCTCAAAAAAAATCATAATGTGGCAGTAATTTTCCACTTGCATTTTGTTGAAGTATGGGAAGAAATAGAATCTATTCTTCGCCAGATTAACGGATACGATTTATATGTGACGACAACTTCGCTAGATGGGGTTAAAGCAGTCAAAAATTCTGGTATTGATGCTTTTGTGTTACTTGTAGAAAATCGAGGCCGCGATATTCTACCTTTTATTGATGTATTTAGAATGATAAAACCAATGAACTATAAGTTTTGTTGCAAAATTCATTCAAAAAGAAGTCTTCACAGAGTTGATGGGGATGATCTCAGAAGAAACATTCTGAAATCATTATTTCAAACAAAAGAAGAATGGATTGCAAATCTACAGAATCGCTTCGACGCAAATGCAAGCATGGGACTCCTTGTTCCATCTCAGCAATTGCTGGAGTTTGATGATGAAAATATGAAGAGCAATATCCATCTTTGTAAAGAGCTTTGTGAAGTTATGAATATAGATTTTTCTCACTCATTATTTCCTGCTGGCTCTATGTTCTGGTTTCGTCCTAAATGTCTTGAACCTTTACTCAAGATTGATAGCAGCTTCTTTGATATTGAATCTGGGTTATGTGATGGGACAGTTCCCCATGCAATTGAACGTTTGTTTTGTATTGTTGCACAGTCTGTGGGATACGAAACAGAACCTCTTTTGTAGTTTAAAGAGATGTGGGATCTTTTGGGGAAGATTGTGGAAATGAGAAACAGCGCTGTTCCAATATCTCGGCGATACGGCAAAGAGTTTTTCTCTTCTTGGGAAAATCTAATCCAGTAAACGGCTCTCTAGACAGCAGCATTATAGATCTTATAAAAATGAAAAACACAACTTACTTTAGCATCGCAAATAAACTGATGAGAGAAGGCAAATTGGAGGAAGCGATCGCCTGTTATCGCCGTGCGATCGCGCAAAATCCCAACTTTGCCTGGAGTCATCATAATTTAGCCGAAGCGCTAATCAAGCAAGGTCAAATTGATGAAGCGATCGCCTCTTACCGTCGCGCCATAGAGATTAACCCAAACTTTGCTTCATTTCATCATAATTTAAGAGAAGCGCTAGTCAAGCCTAGAATTATGGCAAACACGGATGAGGGAATGGTAGATATTTTTACGACTGTTTCAAGGGATAACTCTTCGGAAAAACTGGTGGCTCAAGCATTAGAAAAACCAAAGAGCAGCAAGAACTATGTTATATGCTTTACTGAACGATCCGGAAGCAGTATGCTGTGTTCTATTCTCAAGCAAACTAACTTGTTGGGAATGCCAAACGAGTATGTCAATCCTAGAGGCCCAATGCAACTCTATCTAAAAACTTGCCCAGCTACTACTCTGGAAGAATACTTCGAGCTTTTGCGGCGGACTCAAACTACACCTAACGGAATTTTTGGCTTGAAATCGTGTTTTTTTGATTTCAAACCTCTTATTGAAATGGGGGGAGTGGGGAAACTTTTAAATCCAGTCCAATTTATCTATCTGACACGACGAGATATTATTCTGCAAGCAATTTCAGGATATCTCGCCCGCAAATCGGGGATATGGCATATCTCAAGCCAAGCAGGGGGAGCAGAAAATTTAGACTATAGTAAAGTAGAGTATGACGAAGAACAAATTCTTAAGCTGATAGACATTCAAATCAAGGACCGGCTGGAATGGGAACGATTTTTTACGTTGTATTCTATTGAACCGTTAAGGATTGTTTATGAGGACATAGTAGAATCACCTATTACTTGCGTCAAGCAGATTTTAAGTTTCTTGGGAGAGAATACTGATATATCAACTGAAGACATCAAGTCAAAAACAGTAAAGACCGGAGGTGAAATAGCTCAGAACTATGCTAGACGCTTACGAGAAAGTTTTACTTTGTAAACACCGCTAGGATATTTTTTTAAAAACCATAATGGCGATAGGAAATGTAGATGAGAGAGAAAAACTGACTAACTCGAATAAATCTGAATAGGCTTGACGGGCATAAGCTTCAGGTATAAAAGTTTCTCCATAGAATTCACTATTTAGCTCAGCACTTCCAGTAACTTCATAAATATTAGTGTGAAGAAATTCGCCTCGGTTGTAAGCTGCTCTAGCTTCGCCAAAATCATCAAACAAAATACTTAGAACTTTAGAATGATGATCCGTAGGATTTAGCTGCTTTAAGCTTTCACAGTAATTCAAAAACGAACTGGCTCTGGTTGTTAAAATTAATACCCCATCATCCTGTAAAACTCGGTGAAATTCTTCCATCCATAAACGACAAGCTTTTTCTGATAAATGTGAAAATACAGAGTAGCCTACTATATGAGTAAATTGATTTGCTTTTAATTCTGTTGGAGGATAAGCATTACATTTAAAAAAGTTACTATTTTTAAATGATGATTTACAAATAGAAATGAAATGTTCAGAAATATCTAGACCAAAAAGATTGTGCGTATATACTTCGCGAAGAAAAAATCTAGCTATTCTGCCCCAACCTACCCCAAAATCAAGCAAGACACTTTCTGCCGATAAAGGTTTCCCAATAGTATTGCACTCAGAGATACAGAATTGATAAAATTTGAATGCTTCTTGCAGAGTTCTTTCTCCTGATGCACCTGTGGTTTGAGTTTGTAATTCTGCTGGCGGAAATTTAGGTAGCTTGATGCCGTTAAAATAAACTTCTGAATGTTGGCTTTCACAAATTAAGTTAAACCAATCTGAATCTGTTATTATTTTATGAAGGAATTGTGAACGCTGCTGAGATTCTTGTAAATAAACTTGATACTGTTGCAGAGAATTGGACAAGCCTTTCCGTTTGGCTCTGAGGTTGAGAGCATTTTGATAGAGTTCCATATCTGCACTATTGAGGGACACTATCTTCCCAATTAATCGTCGATCGCTCCAAATATTTCTGACCAGATCCTCATAATCAGGATAGGTATTTCGATTAGAAGGTGTCACCTTGACTTCTGGCCAGTTTAATAGTTGCTGTAGCTCCCGTAAATCTTCTCGAAAGAATTCTTGAATTCCTATGAATTGAAAATTCTCCAAATTTATTCCTTGAAAATAGTTTCTTGATATGCCATTTTGAGCATCCTGTAAATCTATAAATTCTTCAAAGCCAATCTGGTTGTTAACTACATATTTATGAAATTTACCAGAAGTCGGCTCGTTAGTAGGAAATGTCAGCCAAAAATAATACCAGGAAATTAAACGATTTATTGGATTTCTGAGCCAAACTATTATTTTAGCGTTGGGGTATGCCTTTTGATATTTCATGGCGGGAAAGTGTCCATGAATCACTTTAGTTTTGGAGGTAATTTTATCTTGTAAAACCTCTACAGGTAAAGATTCGTAATCATAAAAAATTTTTTCTAGACTATAAATTTGCGGTAAAATCATGTGACCAAAGGTTGCGCCAGCAGTTTTGGGCACATGAACGGAGATTATTTCTACACTGTCGGAAGCTGAAGCAGTAGAATTATCCATCTTGAAAACTCCTTAAATCATTGTTTCTTGTAAAATACTGGATCTATCCCCCCAACCCCCTTTGGCGGAGCCCCCCTTAATCCCCCTTAAAAAAGGGGGATTTTTAGCTTGGAAAAGCAAAAAGTCTATTGTTTCTCGTAAAAGCAGAATCTTCTATTTAATAGCAATCAGAGATTTAGCTGCGGTTAGGCGACGCACGAGTTGTTGCCATTCGGCTAAGTTGGTCAATTCCTGAATATCGAGTTGATAGCCATTCTCTGAAGAAAATCTAGAAAAATTTTCTAGCCAGTTGAGGATGGTTTCCGTTCGGGATAAAGACGTGAATTTTAACGACTGTTGCAAGCAATGAGCCATCTTGTTCATATCGCCATTTCTATATGCTTGCCAACCATCCCACAATAGGAGATTGTACTGCATCTGTTCGTCATTTTCAGCAGCACTGGCGAGAGTTTCTTCAAGGCGCGATCGCTCAAATTCAGTTTTATAGCGTTCTAACTCGCTACGAGTCTCTTGCAGTTGAGACAGCGATCGCTCTAAGGCACTTTCTGTTTGTTGGCGGTGAGATTGATATTCTGTCAGCATTGCCTCCGTTTGATAGAGTTGAGTTTGAACCTCTTCGAGTTTTGAGCGAGTTTGAGCAAGTTCAGATTTAGCCTGTTGTTCTTCTTGCTTTATTTGCTGCTGCTGAGACTGCGATCGCTCCAATTCCTCCTGAACTTGGTGTAGCTGAGACTGAGACTGCTGCAACTCCTGGGTTTTCTGCTGTAACTGAGTCACGGATTGTTCTAAAACTGCTTCAGTTTCATGCAACTGAGCCTGAGACTGTTCCAACACTTCCTCAGTTTGGTGCAGTTGAGACTGAGTTTGGCCTAGTTTCTCCTCAGTTTCATGCAATTGGGACTGGGTTTGCCCCAATTCCGCTTGAGTTTGGTGCAATTGGGACTGGGTTTGCCCCAATTCCGCTTGAGTTTGGTGCAATTGGGACTGGGTTTGCCCCAATTCCTCTTGAGTTTGGTGCAGTTGCCCTTGAGTTTTTTCTAACTCTTCGGTCTTTTGATGCAGTTGAGTTTGAGATTGTTCTAACAGAGTTTCTACTTGCTGGAGGTGAGATTGATATTGTGACAGCATTGCCTCCGTTTGATAGAGTTGAGTTTGACGTTCTTCAAGTTGGGACTGGGTTTGCCCTAATTCCTCTTGGGTTTGGTGCAGTTGGGACTGAGTTTGCCCCAATTCCTCTTGGGTTTGGTGCAGTTGGGACTGAGTTTGCCCCAATTCCTCTTGGGTTTGGTGCAGTTGAGACTGAGTTTGCCCCAATTCCTCTTGGGTTTGGTGCAGTTGGGACTGAGTTTGCCCTAATTCTGCCTGAGTTTGGTGCAGTTGGGACTGAGTTTGCCCTAATTCTGCCTGAGTTTGGTGCAGTTGGGACTTGGTTTGCCCCAATTCCTGCTGCAACTTTTGATTTTCTCCCTGGAGATTGCCAACCTTTACCCAATCTTGAAACGCCCAAATTCTATAAGGAGAAGACTTCAGCTTTTCTTGCCAGGAAGTATCGGGTGCATCGGTTAGTTGCCATGCACGGGCTTCGAGTTCTTGATAGAGGGCGATCGCTTCTGGGTAATAATGGTTAATCAGGCTGGCTCGATGCCCTTCTGAGTTTTGTCGATGTAATAAACTTGGCTGATAAATCGTTGGATTAGGAATCGATAAATTAATCCTAAACTTTTGATTTAAGGCATCAATAAATGGCTGAGTATGCTGCAAAAAATTGTTCAGACTGACTAAAAAGCAACGCTGGGGAAAAGAATTGGAAAAATTTAATATTTTCTGATTGTAATGGAGCCAAAACTTAATAGCCAGTTCTGGCTGTTCTTGAAAAATTGCATAGGGTTGCCCTTTTCGGTAGAGAGAACTAACCACTTCCCAAGGATAGCGAAACAGCAGCAAAAAATTCGCCTCTGGTAGCAGATTAGCCCAAAATTCTAAAAATAAGGTTGTGCGGGGGTCTTTCCATCCCCATAATCCGCTGATAGCATTTTTTGTAACGATATTCTTGGCTTCTTCTCTATAATAGTCGTCAACCTGAATCTGGTCTTGTAGCGTCCAGCCTTCCTCATTTGCCCCTTGAGATTTGAGAACTTTTTGATGTAAGCTCCAAAAGTCCAGATTTTCAAAATGACCTTTAATATTTGCTTCAGCCGCACCCATCAACCGCCGTCCAATATGCAGACCCGCGCTCTGTAGTAAAGAAGCAGTTAAGGAACTGCCAGAGCGGTGCATACTGGTAATAATTAATACTTGTGAATTTTGGATGTTGTGTTTTTCCATATTAGTAGGTTGGGTTGAGGTACAAAACCCAACATTATTATACAGGTTGGGTTTATTGCTACATAGCTTGATTCGTAGGTTGGGTTGAGGTACGAAACCCAACATTATTATTCACTCACTTAATATCAAGAGGCGATCGACCTAAATTGCGAATTTCATCAGGTAAACTGGAGCCAGCAAAAAGTCCATCTTAGCATACAACTTCGGTCATTACGACAACTCATTTACTGATTGATTAAATTAACCCCAGCCAGCCTCGCAATGACTGCTCTAATTGTTTTGCATCTGCATCAGATAACTTGCCGATCGCTTTAATCACCAAGTTCTCATGCACTGTGTATAAACCTCGCTTGACTGCCGTAGCTACATTTAATCCTGCTGCCGACCAATCAACCAGTGCAAATTCCCCATCAAGCAATGAGACTGTTTTACTTGTTAGAGGCACAATTAAGATATCTTGAGACGGGTGTGGCGAACTCACCACCACAGCAGGTCTGACCTTTGAACTGGACAAGTCTGAAAACGGATAGCGAACCAAAATTATCTCATTTTTTGAGTAACTCGCCATAAATATCATCCTCAGTATTGTCCCAAACTTCATTTAATGAAACCTGACTAGCCTGCCACCAAAACTCAGATTCATTATTTGGAATCAATGTCACCAGCACCTGAGTTCCTTCCTCTAGTTCGGCTGACTCAAGCAATTCTATTTTTCCTTGTTTCACCGTCCCAAAAATCGTTTTTAGCATATTGAATTATCAAATTTCCTTCTACGTCGATTTAAAATAGCATAGCCATCAATTCTTGCCATTCCTGAGAATGGATCAGGGAATCAGCCGCAAATTTATGGCCATATTCCCTAGAATACTTCTGGAAATACTCAACCCAGTTTAGCACAGTTTCCGTGCGAGAAAAAGAAGTCATGGATAAAGATTTTTCCAAATACTTGGCCATTTCTGCCAGATGACCTGTCCAATACAACCGCCACGCACTCCAGACTAAGTTATTATAACGAGCCCGATGTTCTAAAGCGCGAATTTCATCGGGTAAATTCGGTCGGGCAAGCATCCGCTCCAGCACCATCTGACATTCCTTAACTTGTAACGGCGTGTTGAGTGAAGCATTGCCCTGATGCTGACGATAGCATACCGTGGTTTGTCGTACCCAAGCGGCTTCGCATCCCATCAATGCCAACCGCAACACCAAATCTACGTCGGGTGCTTGATGATAGCGACAATTAAAACCCCCAGCAAACTCTAACCAATTGCGATCAAACAGCATCGCCCCCAAAAATACCGGCTTCCACAACAACCAATCAGCTAAACTTAAATCCGGTAAACTATGCCATAAGGCAATATCAGAAATTGCTCCTCCAGTCTCGTTGACAATTTGCCAACCACTATGGACAATCCCCAGAGAATGGTGTTGTTGAAAGCCAGCCACTTGTTGCGTCAATTTATCGGGCAAAAACCAGTCATCTTGATCCAAAAAAGCAATTAACTCGCCTTGGGCTTCCAGAATGCCGCGATTTCTAGCCGCTGCAACCCCTTGATTCTCTTGATAGAAATAGCGCAATTTTTGGCCATATTGTTGCACAACTTGCTGAGTGTTGTCGGTGGAGCCATCATCGACGATAATTAGCTCCCAATTCGGGTAAGTTTGGGTGAAAACGCTTTCTATGGCTTGCTGAATGTAGCGCGAACCGTTATAAGCTGGGATGATGACGCTGACTTCTGGGGTTTGGGTTGATGTCACTGGCATTGTCCTAAAATTTCTGTAATAAATTTTACTCTAAAAAGACTTTGATTTGGGAGAGTCGGGTGCGCGATCACGGCAAGTCTGCCTGAACTTGTTGCAGTGGAGATTGACTAGAGTTACTTTGGGTTGCCGCCCCATAGATATTATCTTATAATTTGGATAGTCGTCCTCCTATTTTTACCAAGACCAACGCATATTTCTTTAAGTTAGATTTTGCATCTCCAGATTGGAGGCATCATAATTAAGCATCAGTTTTTTCTGCTCTTCGGTATTTTGCCAATTACCTGTTAATACTTTACCTTTAAACTCCCCCGTCTTATCAGATACTCTAAAAACTTTAGCTCCCCT encodes:
- a CDS encoding glycoside hydrolase family 99-like domain-containing protein gives rise to the protein MGNPRLEEIPTIEVSKIEEGFIEYDPDGEMQPSAVKLIANYLPQFHPFPENEQWWGKGFTEWTNVGKAKPCYEGHYQPHCPIHFGYYDLRVPSVLEDQAKLAREYGIHGFNFYFYWFKGKTLMEMPIRQFLENQSIDIRFCLTWANENWTRRWDGLENEVLISQEHSLDDSLNLIRYLVPYFKDSRYLKVEGKPIFIVYRVNTIPDISITIKAWRQEIIKEGFPGLYLVAAQAFGFSDPRPYGFDAAMEFPPHGVNAVDVSDRIPNVSVDFQGKIYFYDDIVNAEVKKGGEFSNFKLFKGVTLSWDNTARRGLNSYIFHGFSLHRYMQWLQSISIKTALSPELKDDEKLIFVNAWNEWAEGVHLEPDQKYGYGYLEATRRVLKDIDKTTVEWLLNQPLKKNHNVAVIFHLHFVEVWEEIESILRQINGYDLYVTTTSLDGVKAVKNSGIDAFVLLVENRGRDILPFIDVFRMIKPMNYKFCCKIHSKRSLHRVDGDDLRRNILKSLFQTKEEWIANLQNRFDANASMGLLVPSQQLLEFDDENMKSNIHLCKELCEVMNIDFSHSLFPAGSMFWFRPKCLEPLLKIDSSFFDIESGLCDGTVPHAIERLFCIVAQSVGYETEPLL
- a CDS encoding type II toxin-antitoxin system PemK/MazF family toxin, which produces MASYSKNEIILVRYPFSDLSSSKVRPAVVVSSPHPSQDILIVPLTSKTVSLLDGEFALVDWSAAGLNVATAVKRGLYTVHENLVIKAIGKLSDADAKQLEQSLRGWLGLI
- a CDS encoding Stf0 family sulfotransferase encodes the protein MGKSNPVNGSLDSSIIDLIKMKNTTYFSIANKLMREGKLEEAIACYRRAIAQNPNFAWSHHNLAEALIKQGQIDEAIASYRRAIEINPNFASFHHNLREALVKPRIMANTDEGMVDIFTTVSRDNSSEKLVAQALEKPKSSKNYVICFTERSGSSMLCSILKQTNLLGMPNEYVNPRGPMQLYLKTCPATTLEEYFELLRRTQTTPNGIFGLKSCFFDFKPLIEMGGVGKLLNPVQFIYLTRRDIILQAISGYLARKSGIWHISSQAGGAENLDYSKVEYDEEQILKLIDIQIKDRLEWERFFTLYSIEPLRIVYEDIVESPITCVKQILSFLGENTDISTEDIKSKTVKTGGEIAQNYARRLRESFTL
- a CDS encoding chromosome partitioning protein ParA: MEKHNIQNSQVLIITSMHRSGSSLTASLLQSAGLHIGRRLMGAAEANIKGHFENLDFWSLHQKVLKSQGANEEGWTLQDQIQVDDYYREEAKNIVTKNAISGLWGWKDPRTTLFLEFWANLLPEANFLLLFRYPWEVVSSLYRKGQPYAIFQEQPELAIKFWLHYNQKILNFSNSFPQRCFLVSLNNFLQHTQPFIDALNQKFRINLSIPNPTIYQPSLLHRQNSEGHRASLINHYYPEAIALYQELEARAWQLTDAPDTSWQEKLKSSPYRIWAFQDWVKVGNLQGENQKLQQELGQTKSQLHQTQAELGQTQSQLHQTQAELGQTQSQLHQTQEELGQTQSQLHQTQEELGQTQSQLHQTQEELGQTQSQLHQTQEELGQTQSQLEERQTQLYQTEAMLSQYQSHLQQVETLLEQSQTQLHQKTEELEKTQGQLHQTQEELGQTQSQLHQTQAELGQTQSQLHQTQAELGQTQSQLHETEEKLGQTQSQLHQTEEVLEQSQAQLHETEAVLEQSVTQLQQKTQELQQSQSQLHQVQEELERSQSQQQQIKQEEQQAKSELAQTRSKLEEVQTQLYQTEAMLTEYQSHRQQTESALERSLSQLQETRSELERYKTEFERSRLEETLASAAENDEQMQYNLLLWDGWQAYRNGDMNKMAHCLQQSLKFTSLSRTETILNWLENFSRFSSENGYQLDIQELTNLAEWQQLVRRLTAAKSLIAIK
- a CDS encoding glycosyltransferase family 2 protein codes for the protein MTSTQTPEVSVIIPAYNGSRYIQQAIESVFTQTYPNWELIIVDDGSTDNTQQVVQQYGQKLRYFYQENQGVAAARNRGILEAQGELIAFLDQDDWFLPDKLTQQVAGFQQHHSLGIVHSGWQIVNETGGAISDIALWHSLPDLSLADWLLWKPVFLGAMLFDRNWLEFAGGFNCRYHQAPDVDLVLRLALMGCEAAWVRQTTVCYRQHQGNASLNTPLQVKECQMVLERMLARPNLPDEIRALEHRARYNNLVWSAWRLYWTGHLAEMAKYLEKSLSMTSFSRTETVLNWVEYFQKYSREYGHKFAADSLIHSQEWQELMAMLF
- a CDS encoding tetratricopeptide repeat protein — protein: MVNLSETPATSPDSIASRIAQLNQLAELHLNAGQLDQAQAYCQQALNLDPNCPSTCKTAGNICRVLGQVEVAKRWYHRAIELDPKMAEALANLGTIYAEAKQWKQAVNYYQQAIKVKPDFAGVYRNLAKVWTILNQAASAANCWYRAYELEPTGVTAAQYFEVGNNLLKAGQGTEAIACYKNAIKLNPNWAEAYQNLAAALQRSGALEEATICYRQAIALKAKKTQTTPTPEDTLAAASQGFFQVNGYADPQDTLSGSLSVQGEKNTANNAANDASSMFDANDYLELAKSYADRRQWQKVISLCQKSLSVAPNNAYAYKLLGNAFQGLGNIQSAMQSYEKAVALQPQFAEALANLGSIYGQQKQFEKAISCYQKAINLKPKVAGFYRNLAKIFAERSGKSDPQMSPQIAECWYRAYELEPAKAKPEEHFNLGNILLKQGQREKAIACYGRAIQLNPNLAAAYHNLGEVLSETGQSQEAITCYRRAIELNPKLIDCCYKLGQELAKQGEWQEALACYRTLISVEPKFAPAYQKIAEILVKQNELDAAAAVYTKVLELQPDNGETCRQLGDIFAKQLKWQDAVKVYGRAIQLNPQNSDAYNYLGYALIQLQRWEEAVAVLERAIALKPDFHSCHNFGGALVQLKRWEQALPAYRQALQLNPSSALTHQSLGDVLMKLQRWDEAEKAYSQAVQLQPDLAGISTKIADALRERAMSDLAKALGWYHRAIQEQPGDLQNYHKALEIQPNDAELYVQLANALEKRGNSNGAIVFYQMALQLQPDDADELQRKKKTSHRNILNLLKLRIRL
- a CDS encoding methyltransferase domain-containing protein → MDNSTASASDSVEIISVHVPKTAGATFGHMILPQIYSLEKIFYDYESLPVEVLQDKITSKTKVIHGHFPAMKYQKAYPNAKIIVWLRNPINRLISWYYFWLTFPTNEPTSGKFHKYVVNNQIGFEEFIDLQDAQNGISRNYFQGINLENFQFIGIQEFFREDLRELQQLLNWPEVKVTPSNRNTYPDYEDLVRNIWSDRRLIGKIVSLNSADMELYQNALNLRAKRKGLSNSLQQYQVYLQESQQRSQFLHKIITDSDWFNLICESQHSEVYFNGIKLPKFPPAELQTQTTGASGERTLQEAFKFYQFCISECNTIGKPLSAESVLLDFGVGWGRIARFFLREVYTHNLFGLDISEHFISICKSSFKNSNFFKCNAYPPTELKANQFTHIVGYSVFSHLSEKACRLWMEEFHRVLQDDGVLILTTRASSFLNYCESLKQLNPTDHHSKVLSILFDDFGEARAAYNRGEFLHTNIYEVTGSAELNSEFYGETFIPEAYARQAYSDLFELVSFSLSSTFPIAIMVFKKIS